The following proteins are co-located in the Maridesulfovibrio sp. genome:
- a CDS encoding restriction endonuclease subunit S: protein MSWDMIELGEVCNFQGGSQPPKNVWINNPKDGYIPMLQIRDFTQSPQNEYVPTSNSLKICKEDDILIARYGASVGKILTGLSGAYNVAIVKTIPDAKSLIKPYLYFYLKSDLFQNLLKSVGSRAAQQGFNKEDITKFKIPLPPLSEQKRIAAILDKADAIRRKRKQALELADEFLRATFLDMFGDPVSNPMGWNNCKIEDLCKTIVDCPHTTPQYCDPTEGIPCIRTSDLQKGFLEFETTKYVTPENYAVRIKRHEPSSGDIVYSREGERFGIAALIPQETKLCLGQRMMLFSPDRSKCTSEFLWGLLNSKGIYQQALKEVGGATSPHVNVGAIKKFKAIIPSMGMQRDYSDAIKKMYYLRNKSIDKLSTADTLFASLSQRAFRGEL, encoded by the coding sequence ATGAGTTGGGATATGATTGAACTGGGGGAAGTATGCAATTTTCAAGGTGGATCGCAACCCCCTAAAAATGTTTGGATTAATAACCCCAAAGACGGGTATATTCCTATGCTTCAAATTAGGGATTTTACGCAGTCACCGCAGAATGAATATGTACCTACATCTAATTCCTTAAAAATTTGCAAAGAAGACGACATTCTTATTGCAAGATATGGGGCTTCTGTTGGAAAGATATTAACAGGGCTAAGCGGGGCATATAACGTTGCAATTGTTAAAACAATACCTGATGCGAAAAGCCTGATTAAGCCGTATCTTTATTTCTATCTTAAATCAGACTTATTTCAAAACTTGCTCAAATCAGTTGGTAGCCGAGCTGCACAGCAGGGGTTCAATAAAGAAGACATCACAAAATTCAAAATCCCCCTCCCCCCGCTATCCGAACAAAAACGCATAGCCGCCATTCTGGACAAGGCCGATGCTATCCGGCGTAAAAGGAAGCAAGCTCTGGAGTTAGCGGATGAGTTTCTGCGGGCTACTTTTCTGGATATGTTTGGTGATCCGGTTAGTAATCCTATGGGATGGAATAATTGTAAAATTGAAGACTTATGCAAAACGATAGTTGATTGCCCTCACACAACACCTCAGTACTGCGATCCAACAGAAGGAATTCCCTGCATAAGGACTTCAGATCTTCAAAAGGGGTTTTTAGAGTTTGAAACAACAAAATATGTAACACCCGAAAATTACGCAGTAAGAATCAAACGACATGAACCTTCATCTGGAGATATTGTATACAGCCGTGAGGGAGAACGATTCGGAATTGCTGCTTTGATCCCGCAAGAAACTAAACTTTGTTTGGGACAAAGGATGATGCTTTTCTCTCCTGATCGGAGCAAGTGCACATCTGAATTCCTATGGGGGCTCCTCAATTCTAAGGGAATTTATCAACAAGCACTAAAAGAAGTTGGTGGTGCAACATCTCCCCATGTCAATGTCGGCGCGATAAAAAAATTTAAAGCTATAATTCCAAGTATGGGCATGCAACGCGATTACTCAGATGCCATAAAAAAAATGTACTACTTGAGAAACAAGTCCATCGACAAGTTATCCACTGCCGACACCCTATTCGCATCCCTATCCCAACGAGCATTCCGGGGTGAATTATAA
- a CDS encoding class I SAM-dependent DNA methyltransferase, which produces MITGTLKSKVDKVWNAFWSGGLTNPLAVIEQISYLLFIRRLDELHTQKLQQAMLRRIEIENPIFTPEQEHFRWSVLKNKAPSEMYEIFTGAEGLFEFIKNMNGNGTAYARFMKDAVFMIPTADLLTKVVDLIDDIDMEDRDTKGDLYEYLLSKLTTAGVNGQFRTPRHIIKMMIEMLAPTPKDTVCDPACGTAGFLMAASEYVRDTHPEIFQSAELREHFSGPMFTGFDFDPSMLRIAVMNMVLHGVENPNIESRDSLAQSSENIAGICTKIYANPPFKGSLDYDIVAPDLLRPQKSKKTELLFLNLFLRLLKPGGQCACIVPDGVLFGSTKAHVAIRKMIVEEHKLDAVISMPSGVFKPYAGVSTAILIFTRTDSGGTDKVWFYDMQADGYSLDDKRTELDKDDHEKNNIPDIIARWKALADVEGRARTEQSFMVPVEDIAKNKYDLSINRYKEIVYEEEEYDPPLEILDRMEELEREILGDMAELREMLND; this is translated from the coding sequence ATGATCACCGGAACACTGAAATCAAAGGTCGATAAGGTCTGGAACGCATTCTGGTCCGGAGGACTGACCAACCCGCTTGCTGTAATTGAACAGATATCCTACCTGCTTTTCATCCGCAGGCTCGACGAACTGCATACCCAGAAGCTGCAACAGGCCATGTTGCGACGCATTGAGATTGAGAATCCCATTTTCACGCCGGAGCAGGAACACTTCCGCTGGTCGGTGCTCAAGAACAAGGCACCTTCTGAGATGTATGAAATTTTCACCGGAGCCGAGGGACTTTTCGAATTCATCAAAAACATGAACGGCAACGGCACCGCCTATGCCAGATTCATGAAAGATGCCGTATTCATGATCCCTACCGCCGACCTGCTGACCAAAGTAGTCGACCTCATTGACGATATCGACATGGAAGACCGGGACACCAAGGGCGATCTATACGAATACCTGCTTTCCAAGTTAACCACCGCCGGGGTAAATGGGCAGTTCCGCACCCCGCGCCACATCATCAAGATGATGATCGAAATGCTCGCCCCCACGCCCAAGGACACCGTCTGCGATCCTGCATGTGGAACCGCCGGATTCCTTATGGCTGCCAGTGAATACGTACGCGACACACATCCCGAAATTTTCCAATCCGCTGAACTGCGCGAACACTTCAGCGGCCCCATGTTCACCGGGTTCGACTTCGACCCCTCCATGCTGCGTATTGCGGTCATGAACATGGTTTTGCACGGCGTAGAAAACCCGAACATCGAATCCCGCGACTCGCTGGCTCAGTCCAGCGAAAACATCGCCGGAATCTGCACCAAAATCTACGCCAACCCGCCCTTCAAGGGTTCACTTGATTATGACATCGTTGCTCCCGACCTGCTGCGCCCGCAGAAAAGCAAGAAGACCGAGCTTCTTTTCCTGAACCTGTTCCTTCGTCTGCTCAAACCCGGCGGGCAGTGTGCATGCATCGTACCTGATGGCGTTCTTTTCGGTTCCACCAAGGCACACGTTGCTATTCGTAAGATGATTGTAGAAGAACACAAGCTTGATGCTGTCATCTCCATGCCTTCTGGTGTTTTCAAGCCCTATGCCGGGGTATCCACCGCTATCCTCATCTTCACCCGAACAGATTCCGGTGGTACTGACAAAGTCTGGTTTTACGACATGCAGGCCGACGGTTATTCGCTGGATGACAAGCGCACCGAGTTGGACAAAGACGATCACGAAAAAAACAACATTCCGGATATCATCGCCCGCTGGAAGGCTCTTGCGGATGTAGAAGGCCGCGCGCGTACCGAGCAAAGCTTCATGGTTCCCGTGGAAGATATTGCCAAAAACAAGTATGATCTCTCCATCAACCGCTACAAAGAAATCGTCTACGAAGAGGAAGAATACGACCCGCCTCTTGAAATCCTTGATCGTATGGAAGAGCTTGAACGGGAAATCCTCGGCGATATGGCCGAATTAAGGGAGATGCTTAATGACTAA
- a CDS encoding ParM/StbA family protein, translating into MKKNVVALDIGYSNFRVAYGQGDKFKSCIFPAGVKEGHSCNIKAKEEHDPPFCVNIGGISHIAGIEPMQTETRALHRWYIESDQYLALFYAGLIQSGYSKIDCLVTGVTMSEYLEGTQVKQLTKMMTGVHHVAPNVKIEVDDVHVVAQPFGSYFNSILRNSMDRFLSSVLVFDAGFYSLDWALFHKGKIIESTSGSSMLAVSMVLEEVSKLLYKDCRMALPIAEIEAALRKGRNYVFCFGKKHKLDSYIKRATEKMSTEIYDTILNRLRMSENPVDIVVLTGGGVVYYEDIVRRIFPSSELIIEPDPLFSAVHGYYHYGLSKQG; encoded by the coding sequence ATGAAAAAAAATGTAGTTGCACTAGACATAGGCTATAGCAATTTCAGAGTGGCTTACGGACAAGGAGATAAATTTAAAAGTTGCATTTTCCCTGCCGGGGTAAAAGAGGGGCATTCTTGTAATATTAAAGCGAAAGAGGAGCATGACCCTCCTTTTTGTGTAAACATCGGGGGGATCTCACATATAGCTGGTATTGAGCCTATGCAGACTGAGACACGGGCCCTCCATAGGTGGTATATTGAGTCAGATCAATATCTGGCATTATTTTATGCGGGGCTTATTCAATCTGGGTATTCAAAGATAGATTGTTTGGTCACTGGTGTGACTATGTCTGAATATCTTGAAGGGACGCAGGTTAAGCAGCTTACTAAGATGATGACAGGCGTCCATCACGTTGCTCCTAATGTAAAGATAGAAGTAGATGATGTGCATGTCGTTGCCCAGCCGTTCGGGAGTTATTTTAATTCTATTTTAAGGAATAGTATGGATAGGTTTTTGTCGTCTGTACTTGTCTTTGACGCTGGTTTTTATTCACTAGATTGGGCCCTCTTTCATAAAGGTAAAATTATAGAGTCGACTTCAGGCAGCTCGATGCTTGCCGTTTCCATGGTTTTAGAAGAAGTATCTAAATTACTGTATAAAGACTGTCGAATGGCTCTTCCAATTGCAGAAATTGAGGCGGCGTTGCGGAAAGGAAGAAACTATGTCTTTTGTTTTGGTAAAAAACATAAATTGGATAGTTATATTAAGCGAGCAACGGAAAAGATGTCCACAGAGATATACGATACTATTTTAAATAGACTTAGAATGAGTGAGAACCCTGTTGATATAGTGGTCCTCACAGGGGGGGGAGTTGTATACTATGAAGATATAGTACGTCGTATTTTTCCTAGTTCTGAATTGATAATTGAGCCCGATCCTTTGTTCTCTGCGGTACATGGATATTATCATTATGGTCTGTCAAAGCAAGGATAG
- a CDS encoding HlyD family type I secretion periplasmic adaptor subunit has protein sequence MNESNKEIMPLPQRIIKMIQFTKAGLNQCFGFMRLAPKSVCDGIHCYKNRYRSKEAEYLSGIDAVVNAPLPTIAWLLPVAIMGLISVAILWATFSQIDIISPATGKTIPSGRVKVIQAPELCVIKEVLVQEGQSVEAGQTLIAFDQTEVEGDALDISNQLDRQYARRARLAVLSESDDSVGDFMEPAGVPQFLVEAERRIMYSQWDSFCAEMATLDQEIAGKEAEYEETLAQLEKTRSMVGFAERRVERLEKLFQEKAVSRSGLEEMEEQLVERRQSESVLTQTAKKIETEIGYAVEQRRTAAEKFHHSILTELSECEQQIVTLEQDLHAVQRRLAMRTLKSPIKGTVLDLAVHTKEGVVEPASVLMRIVPNESHLEVEAKILNRDIGFVSPGQKVKVKVETFEFTKYGAINGIIRKIANDVTMDEQLGPVYRALIEMERDTIKVGDKPIRLIPGMSVTVDVNLGSRRLIEYLLTPVLRYKNEALRER, from the coding sequence ATGAACGAATCTAATAAAGAGATCATGCCGTTGCCTCAGCGTATAATAAAAATGATTCAATTCACTAAAGCCGGTTTGAACCAATGTTTTGGTTTTATGAGGTTGGCTCCGAAATCAGTTTGTGATGGAATTCACTGTTATAAAAATAGGTACAGATCTAAGGAGGCTGAATACCTTTCCGGCATTGATGCTGTTGTGAATGCGCCGCTTCCTACGATTGCCTGGCTTCTTCCTGTAGCCATTATGGGACTTATTTCAGTAGCTATATTATGGGCCACGTTTTCTCAAATTGACATTATTTCTCCAGCAACAGGGAAAACAATTCCTTCCGGGCGGGTCAAAGTCATCCAGGCCCCAGAGCTTTGTGTAATCAAAGAGGTTTTGGTTCAAGAGGGGCAATCAGTAGAGGCCGGACAGACTCTTATTGCATTTGATCAGACTGAGGTTGAGGGAGATGCTCTCGATATTAGTAATCAGCTTGACCGTCAGTATGCAAGGCGCGCTAGGCTTGCGGTTCTTTCCGAGTCTGATGATAGCGTCGGTGATTTTATGGAACCAGCAGGGGTGCCGCAGTTTTTAGTCGAAGCAGAAAGGCGGATCATGTATTCTCAATGGGATTCATTTTGCGCCGAGATGGCTACTCTGGATCAGGAGATTGCAGGAAAGGAAGCAGAGTATGAAGAGACTCTTGCTCAGTTGGAAAAGACTAGAAGTATGGTCGGATTTGCTGAGAGGCGGGTTGAACGTCTTGAAAAGCTTTTTCAAGAAAAGGCGGTATCAAGATCTGGTCTTGAAGAGATGGAAGAACAATTGGTTGAGAGGAGACAGTCTGAGTCGGTCCTGACACAGACGGCGAAGAAGATCGAGACTGAGATTGGTTACGCAGTTGAACAACGCAGGACAGCTGCTGAAAAATTTCATCATTCAATACTTACGGAACTGTCAGAATGTGAACAGCAGATAGTGACTCTGGAGCAGGATCTTCACGCAGTACAGCGCCGTCTAGCAATGAGGACATTGAAATCTCCCATTAAAGGTACAGTTCTCGACCTTGCCGTCCATACCAAGGAAGGCGTAGTTGAGCCAGCATCTGTACTCATGCGTATTGTTCCCAATGAGAGTCACCTTGAGGTTGAAGCTAAGATTTTAAACCGCGATATTGGCTTTGTGAGTCCTGGACAAAAAGTTAAGGTGAAGGTCGAAACTTTTGAGTTTACAAAATATGGAGCCATTAACGGTATAATCCGTAAAATTGCTAATGACGTAACAATGGATGAGCAATTAGGACCGGTATATCGGGCTCTTATTGAGATGGAACGCGATACTATAAAGGTGGGAGATAAACCTATCAGACTTATTCCGGGGATGTCAGTCACAGTTGATGTTAATCTTGGATCAAGACGTTTAATCGAATATCTTTTGACACCTGTTTTGCGGTATAAAAATGAAGCCTTGAGAGAACGCTGA
- a CDS encoding DEAD/DEAH box helicase family protein, which produces MKSNFTFLKSQWPELYSAAREAESQVKSAPRSCLFSCRYTLEQATHWLYDHDEYLKKPYAENLGALIHEPSFKENMPPSLFPKVKIIHKAGNLAAHSGRQPKAIDALQCVKELFHFLYWLYRSYSDVEPQDQEFKAALLVEETQEQDLTLKQIQELKAKLEDQAKALNDERKAHALTREELTARNEKVTETKERNASIPDPHDYSEAETREYIIDLLLREAGWDLEKPNVREFPVVGMPTKSGKKDGKGKADYVLWGDDGKPLAVVEAKRTTANASKGKRQAELYADCLEQMYDQRPILFYTNGYETFIWDDTFYPPRPVQGFHKKDELQRLVMRRTQSKDLSEVGLNPDIAGRPYQQEGLRRVTGTFEERQRKALVVMATGTGKTRFSISLADVLQRAGWAKRILFLADRNALVRQAKNAFLALMPDSNPLDIRTDRESGDTERVVLSTYHTMMGVIDEFENGVRRFGVGHFDLIIIDEAHRSVYQKFGAIFDYFDSLLLGLTATPRDEVDRNTYELFELEDEVPTYNYELAVAVEQGHLVPPTNISVPLKFPREGVKYDELPADEKDQFEDTFWKDGDDSLREIDKSQLNKWLFNQDTVDKVLKFLFENGIKIDGGEKLGKTIIFAANIPHARYIQERFDSNFPKEAGKYARIIASGEDYGPFAESLLEEFSQSDKLPQIAISVDMLDTGVDVPEVVNLVFFKRVYSRVKFHQMIGRGTRLCENLFAPGEHKEQFVIFDFCENFEFFSNNPAGYENGGGQPLHQKIFLKRLGLLRLLAEGEQITDDDDKFLESVKDKLYRTINGLNVDSFMVRPAREYVERYADLERWDSVSDEDEADLSNHLAKLKSDFDEGNGLCKRFDMIILNAQTCLLTKDSAFEGYKGKISALAQALTDKATIPAVQKEMVLIEAILTDEFWAEPSCGLLERIRIALRELIRFLDTETQEPVYTNFTDTLGEATEVDLPGDGLSLAKYRLKVEQFIRSHMDHIAINKLYMNKPINTVDISELERMLFSAEEIGDKNRFSTAFGEDYTLGTLIRNIVGLDRSAAENAFQEFIQSGNYNADQIHFVNHIIEHLTSQGTMDPGLLFESSPYIDRHPHGVGGVFSMHDARKVLDLVEVINDNAVA; this is translated from the coding sequence ATGAAATCAAACTTCACCTTCCTGAAATCCCAGTGGCCCGAACTCTACTCTGCTGCCCGTGAAGCGGAATCACAGGTAAAATCAGCACCGCGCTCCTGCCTTTTTTCTTGCCGATATACCTTAGAACAGGCCACTCACTGGCTCTATGATCATGACGAATACTTAAAGAAGCCCTATGCCGAGAACCTCGGGGCCTTGATTCATGAACCTAGCTTTAAAGAGAACATGCCGCCTTCCCTTTTCCCGAAGGTAAAAATCATCCACAAGGCCGGGAACCTTGCCGCCCATAGCGGACGCCAGCCCAAAGCAATTGATGCGCTGCAATGCGTGAAAGAACTTTTCCATTTTTTATACTGGCTGTACCGCAGCTATTCGGATGTTGAACCGCAGGATCAGGAGTTTAAAGCCGCGCTTCTGGTCGAAGAAACGCAGGAACAAGACCTTACCCTGAAACAGATTCAGGAGCTCAAAGCAAAACTTGAAGATCAAGCCAAGGCTCTTAATGATGAGCGCAAGGCTCATGCGCTGACCCGTGAGGAACTTACGGCACGCAACGAAAAGGTTACCGAAACTAAAGAGCGTAACGCTTCCATCCCAGATCCGCATGATTATTCCGAGGCCGAGACCCGCGAATACATCATCGACCTGTTATTGCGTGAAGCAGGATGGGACCTTGAAAAGCCTAATGTGCGGGAGTTTCCGGTTGTCGGCATGCCTACCAAATCCGGCAAAAAAGACGGTAAAGGCAAGGCGGATTATGTTCTCTGGGGTGATGATGGCAAACCACTAGCTGTGGTTGAAGCTAAACGCACTACCGCTAACGCCTCCAAGGGCAAAAGGCAGGCCGAACTGTATGCCGATTGTCTTGAACAGATGTACGACCAACGTCCTATCCTTTTTTACACCAACGGATACGAAACATTTATCTGGGATGACACCTTCTACCCTCCGCGCCCGGTGCAGGGATTCCATAAAAAAGATGAGCTGCAACGGCTGGTTATGCGCCGCACTCAGTCCAAGGATTTGAGCGAGGTGGGACTGAATCCCGACATTGCAGGACGGCCTTACCAGCAGGAAGGACTTCGCCGCGTGACCGGTACTTTTGAAGAACGGCAACGCAAGGCTCTGGTGGTTATGGCAACAGGGACAGGAAAAACGCGCTTTTCTATTTCGCTGGCAGATGTGCTGCAACGCGCAGGCTGGGCCAAACGCATCCTCTTCCTCGCGGACCGCAACGCTCTGGTCAGACAAGCCAAGAACGCCTTTCTCGCCCTGATGCCGGACAGCAATCCGCTGGACATCCGCACCGACCGCGAAAGCGGCGATACAGAACGGGTGGTGCTCTCCACTTACCACACCATGATGGGCGTGATTGATGAATTTGAGAACGGAGTGCGCCGTTTCGGAGTCGGGCACTTTGACCTGATCATCATTGATGAGGCACACCGCTCGGTCTACCAGAAATTCGGGGCCATCTTCGACTATTTCGATTCCCTGCTTCTGGGCCTAACCGCAACCCCGCGTGATGAGGTGGACCGCAACACCTATGAACTTTTTGAGCTGGAAGACGAAGTTCCCACATACAATTATGAGCTGGCTGTTGCAGTAGAACAAGGTCATCTGGTGCCGCCGACCAATATTTCAGTGCCTTTGAAATTTCCCCGAGAAGGCGTGAAGTATGACGAATTGCCTGCTGATGAAAAAGACCAGTTCGAAGATACATTCTGGAAAGACGGCGATGACAGCCTGCGTGAGATCGACAAATCCCAATTGAATAAATGGCTCTTCAATCAGGACACCGTGGACAAGGTTCTCAAATTCCTGTTTGAAAACGGTATCAAAATAGACGGCGGCGAAAAGCTGGGGAAAACCATTATCTTCGCGGCCAATATTCCACATGCACGCTATATTCAGGAACGGTTCGATTCCAATTTTCCCAAAGAAGCCGGAAAATATGCGCGCATAATCGCCAGTGGTGAAGATTACGGCCCATTCGCTGAATCCCTGCTCGAAGAATTTTCCCAGAGCGACAAGCTGCCCCAGATCGCAATTTCAGTAGATATGCTCGATACCGGGGTGGATGTGCCGGAAGTGGTCAACCTTGTCTTTTTCAAACGGGTATACTCACGGGTGAAGTTCCACCAGATGATCGGGCGCGGCACACGGCTCTGCGAGAATCTATTTGCTCCGGGCGAACACAAAGAACAGTTCGTAATCTTTGACTTCTGCGAAAACTTTGAATTCTTCAGCAATAACCCTGCGGGCTACGAAAATGGCGGGGGGCAACCTCTGCATCAAAAAATATTCCTGAAGAGACTGGGACTGTTACGCCTACTTGCTGAAGGCGAACAAATCACTGATGACGATGACAAATTTCTGGAAAGCGTAAAAGACAAACTCTACCGCACAATAAATGGCCTTAATGTGGACAGCTTCATGGTCCGCCCTGCGCGTGAATACGTCGAACGCTACGCCGATCTTGAACGCTGGGATTCCGTCTCTGATGAAGATGAAGCGGACCTCAGCAACCATCTTGCAAAACTCAAATCAGACTTTGACGAAGGCAACGGGCTTTGCAAACGGTTCGACATGATCATCCTCAATGCCCAGACCTGCCTGCTGACCAAAGATTCGGCATTTGAAGGATACAAGGGCAAAATCAGCGCACTGGCACAGGCTTTAACTGACAAAGCAACCATTCCGGCAGTTCAAAAGGAAATGGTCCTGATCGAGGCTATCCTGACCGATGAATTCTGGGCTGAACCATCCTGCGGCCTGCTGGAGCGCATCCGCATCGCTCTGCGCGAACTGATCCGCTTTCTGGACACCGAAACACAGGAACCGGTCTATACAAATTTCACTGACACCCTCGGCGAAGCAACCGAGGTTGATCTTCCGGGTGACGGGCTATCACTCGCCAAATATCGCCTCAAGGTTGAGCAGTTCATCCGCTCACACATGGACCACATCGCCATCAACAAACTGTACATGAACAAACCGATCAATACGGTAGACATCAGCGAACTTGAGCGCATGCTGTTCAGTGCCGAGGAGATCGGCGATAAAAATCGGTTCAGCACCGCTTTCGGAGAGGACTACACTCTCGGCACCCTTATCCGCAATATTGTGGGGCTAGACCGCAGCGCAGCAGAAAACGCCTTCCAAGAATTCATCCAGTCCGGCAACTACAATGCCGATCAAATCCATTTCGTAAACCACATCATCGAACACCTGACCAGCCAGGGAACCATGGACCCCGGCCTGCTTTTTGAATCATCACCCTATATAGATAGGCACCCGCACGGAGTTGGAGGTGTGTTCTCAATGCATGATGCACGAAAGGTGCTGGATCTGGTTGAAGTAATTAATGATAATGCGGTGGCGTAA
- a CDS encoding nucleotidyltransferase substrate binding protein translates to MTNQDVRWKQRFSNYLKALDRLSNAVELAEARGLSDLEEQGMIQGFEFTHELAWNVLKDFLKHQGISNLIGSKDAVRSAFQNGLIEDGEIWMSMILDRNRSSHTYNEDTAREIATRILADYYPAFQQMAERFKTIRDESED, encoded by the coding sequence ATGACTAATCAGGATGTGCGCTGGAAGCAACGTTTCAGCAATTACTTAAAGGCTCTGGATAGGCTTTCTAATGCTGTAGAACTCGCTGAAGCGCGTGGCCTTTCTGATTTGGAAGAACAGGGCATGATTCAAGGATTCGAGTTTACCCACGAGCTGGCTTGGAATGTATTAAAAGACTTTTTGAAGCATCAGGGAATCAGCAACCTTATAGGCTCAAAAGATGCCGTCCGTTCTGCGTTTCAAAACGGCCTGATAGAAGACGGCGAAATCTGGATGAGCATGATTCTGGACCGTAACCGTTCTTCCCATACCTACAATGAAGACACGGCAAGGGAAATTGCCACAAGAATTCTGGCTGATTATTACCCCGCATTTCAGCAAATGGCCGAACGGTTCAAGACCATTCGTGATGAATCAGAGGATTAG
- a CDS encoding nucleotidyltransferase domain-containing protein, with translation MRFGLKEEVIERICAVIHGYPSVEKVILFGSRAKGCHSPGSDIDLTLMGDEITATERDRILLALDDLFLPYTIDLSLFRQITSDDLREHIARVGIEFCSYSDSGNGVG, from the coding sequence ATGCGTTTTGGACTCAAAGAGGAAGTCATAGAGCGGATATGCGCTGTTATTCACGGCTATCCGTCAGTGGAAAAGGTGATCCTGTTCGGTTCACGGGCCAAAGGCTGTCATAGCCCCGGTTCAGATATCGACCTGACCCTTATGGGGGATGAGATTACAGCCACAGAGCGGGACCGCATTCTGTTGGCTCTGGATGATCTTTTTCTGCCGTACACTATTGATTTGAGTTTGTTCCGGCAGATAACATCTGATGATTTGCGGGAGCATATTGCGCGGGTTGGGATTGAGTTTTGCTCTTATTCGGATTCTGGGAATGGGGTTGGTTAA